The genomic stretch AAGAAACAGAGGAGAAGATGAAGGGGAGACAGGGAGTGCAACAAAGAAATCTTACAAACAACCAGGGGTGGTAATACATGAGGCGGAGGTTGAGCAAACTCAACCCCGCCGGGCCTAATGAGTCTAATAAGTCTTAATtgtcggggcttgggcaaccccgacGCAGTGTCTGGACTCCGTAATTTTGTACGGAGAGAAGCCCCACAATGCTTTTCTTGTGTGAAACGAAGCTTACTGGTGTAGAGATGAAACGGGTAAGAGGATGTATGGATGACTATGACGGCTTTGATGTAGATAGTGTAGGAAGGTCGGGTGGGTTGTCGATGATGTAGAGGAAGGGAGTCCAGTGCGGGGTTCGGACTGTTTCAGTCCATCATATGGATTTTGACGTGGAACTGAACGGGGTAAAATGAAGGATGACGGGCTTCTATGGGTGGCCGTCAGTCTCTGATAGGCACTTGTCGTGGCAGCTCTTACGAATTTTGGCTTCGGAATCACAACAACCATGGATTTGCATAGGAGATTACAACGAAATCCTTTACTCGACGGAGATGAGTGGAGGCTCACGGCCCCAATGGCAGATGAATCAATTTCGAGATGCGGTGGATGATTATGGGCTTAGAGATATGTCCTTTGAGGGGTATAGTTTCACATACGATAATGGGCAAATAGGAGATGACAACAGACAGGGTCGTATAGATAGAGCCATGGTGACAAATGAGTGGGCTGAACTTTTTCCTTATTCGAAGCTTATTCATTTAGATAGAGAATGGTCGGACCATGGCCCAATTAAGGTCGTTTTGGATGCCCGTAGTCAGTCGAATAGAACAAAGAGGAGAATTTTTCGCTTTGAGCAAATATGGGTAGGCGAAGATGGTTGCGAGGAAGCTATACAACTAGCATGGGACAAGGGAGATTTTAATCTGATTGAAGCTCTGGGAAATTGTGAGGCCGAGCTGACAAGGTGGAAAGGCGTGTCTATAGGGAAAGTCATGAGGGATTTGCTCAAAAAAAGAAGACGGCTTCAGGTGCTTAATGAAGGAGCCCGTACTGATCAACTAGTCCAGGAGCGGAGGAAATTGGTGACGGAAATTGCTCAGTTGCTGAAACAAGAAGAAGTCTTTTGGAAGTAACGTTCCAGAGCGATTTGGCTCCGTGAAGGGGACCGTAATACAAAATTTTTTCATCAAAAAGCAGggcaaagaaagaagaaaaatttCGTTGGAAAAATTTATAATGATGAGGGGATTTTGCGTGAAGGGGATGAAGCTGTGGAGAAGGTTGCGGTGGAGTATTTTCAGAAGCTGTTTACCACGGGGAGTCCAATGAATTTCGGGCAGATTTTCGAGGGTGTCAGGAATAGAGTGACCGAGGAAATGAATGAGATTTTAATGCGGGAGTATGATGAAGCAGAAGTCCTTGAAGCTTTGAACCAAATGCGCCCTTTAAAGGCCCCCGGACCGGATGGCATGAACGGATTGTTTTACCAAACATACTGGCACGTGGTGGGACCGTTGGTCATGAGGACGGTGCTGAATGTTTTGCATGGAGGGGATTTCCCGACAGGTATGAATCAAACCTTTATAGTCTTAATCCCGAAGAAAAAAGCCCATGATAAAATGAGTGAATTTAGACCCATTATCCTGTGTAATGTCACGTATAAGATTGTATCGAAGGTTTTGGCTAATAGACTGAAGCGTTTTTTGGGAGAAATTGTTTCGGAAAACCAAAGTGCGTTTACTCTTGGAAGACTGATTTCGGATAATATCTTGGTTGCCTTCGAGCTTTTTCATCACATGAAAAATACGCGACAGGGAGAGGGTCACATGGCATTAAAGCTAGACATGTCTAAAGCCTATGACCGGGTTGAATGGAGTTTCCTATATAAAACGCTTGTGAGCATGAGTTTGTATGAAGGTTGGGTTAACCGTGTTATGCATTGTGTGACCTCGGTATCTTTTGAGGTTCTGATAAATTGTAACCCGTCAATGCCTTTTAAACCAAGTAGGAGCATCCGCCAAGGGGACCCACTTTCGCCCTACCTATTTATCTTGTGTGCAGAGGTAATGTCGAGCTTGATAAGACACGCAGTTGAGGCGGGTTCGATACATGGGATACGGGTAGCCGCTAATGCACAGGTGGTATCACATCTCTTTTTTACGGATGATAGCATCCTCTTTGTGAAGGCAAATCAGCTTAAAGCTATTAGAGTGAAGGGGATTCTACATCGCTATGAGATGGCCTCAGGACAACGAGTGAATTATGATAAAACAACGGTCTCCTTTAGCCATTTCACGACCGATGAGAGGAAGAGAAGTATTGCTGATTGTCTCGGGGTGGAGGTAGTTGACGAGCAGGGGAAATATTTAGGGCTACCAATGGTGGTGGGGAGGTCGAAAAAAGCTATAGCGGGATGCATTCGCGACAAACTTAGCAAAAAATTACAGGGGTGGCGAGGAAAATTACTATCAAAAGCGGGAAGGGAGATATTGATAAAGGCCATATCCCAATCAATCCCTACGTATGCGATGAGTGTTTTCAAGCTACCAAATAATTTTTGCGAGAGTTGAGATCGTTAGTATCCCAATTTTGGTGGGGTTCGAATGGGGGAAAGAGGGAAATTCCATGGATAGCATGGAATAAGCTATGCAAGGCGAAGAGTATTCGCGGACTTGGATTCTGGGACTATAAATTGTTTAATGAGGCGCTTCTAGGAAAGCAGGCGTGGAGGTTATTAATAGAGCGAGGTTGTCTTATGGTGCGAGTTTTGGCAGGCAAATATTTTCATAACAAATCTTTTATACAGGCCGAGTTGGGAGAAAACCCGAGCTATACATGGCGTTCGATTTGGGAAGCTCGCCGAGTTCTGGAAAAAGAGGTACGGAGAAGAATAGGTGACGGGCTAAGTACACGAGTATGGCGGGATGCGTGGATTCTGGGTACACAAACGGGGAAGGTCATTTCACCAAGGGGAGAATGTGACGGGAATATGCTAGTTGCTAGCCTGTTGAGACCGGATGGACTAACGTGGGACACGAGCAAGGTAAGATCTTTATTTGTGACGTTTGAACAAGAACGCATACTGGGTATTCGACTGAGACTCGATGAAGAATGTGATATGTGGTACTGGAGCTTGGAGAAAGATGGACTATACTCGGTAAGGTCAGCCTATAGAACGCTAGCCAAGGACCTTGATACGGAGGACGAGCAAATGAGTTATCGTAGGGAAAAGGCGCTGTGGAATAGTATATGGAAAGTAGATGTTTGGCCGCGGATTAAGGTATTCTTTTGGCAGCTGTGTCGAGATGCGCTACCAACTAATGCTAATATTGCTCATCGCCTGAAAAGTCGTAGTGATTTGTGTCCAATTTTTCAGCATCGACTGGAGACAAGTATACATGTTGTTATGGAATGTGGGGGGATGGGAAGGGTATGAGAGGGTCTGGGGTTGGAGCTAGATGAAGTAGGAAAGGTTGAgagggtgagggagtgggtgTAGGCGGCGTGGAAGGTGTTGGATGTGCGAGAAAGAGTAATGTTCATGGTCATGTGTTGGGCGAAATGGGAAGCAAGAAATAAGCTTGTGTTTGAGGGGCAAAGTGTAAGGAATGACCGCATTATAAGAAGGGTGAGGGATGTGGTGGATGAGATGTGGGGAACAAGGGAGGAAATCATAAAGGAGCGGGGTGTAGTGGAAAGGGAAGGGGGTTGGGTAAGGCCTGAAAGGGGGACGGTGAAGGGTGTTGTTTGTAGACACGAGAATGGGGAGGTGATGTGGGGATACACGGAGCAAGGGTTGAGCGAGATGGAGCCGAGTAAAGCAGAGGCAGAAGCCATCTTATCTGGAGTAAAGGAAGCGCTGAAGACGGGATACAAGCGAGTCATTGTGGAGAGCGATTGTCAAACAGTCATCGAGCTTTTGCGGAATAGGAAGAAGGGCCGAAGTTTTTTACATAGTATAGTTGCTGAGATTTTATCTTTATGTTTTCATTTTGAGTCCATTTCATGGTCTTTTGTTCGTAGACAATTTAATAGTGTTACGCATAGTCTTGGGCATGCTAGGTCGTGGTTTGTTGGTCATCGAAACTGGGGAACGGTTTTGCCACCATATACTAGGAGCCTTGTATCTTTGGATTTAAGTAAATGAAAGTAATTCCCTTGTgggacttcaaaaaaaaaaagaattaacaTGTATAAGTAATAGATT from Silene latifolia isolate original U9 population chromosome 2, ASM4854445v1, whole genome shotgun sequence encodes the following:
- the LOC141638186 gene encoding uncharacterized protein LOC141638186 encodes the protein MTGFYGWPSVSDRHLSWQLLRILASESQQPWICIGDYNEILYSTEMSGGSRPQWQMNQFRDAVDDYGLRDMSFEGYSFTYDNGQIGDDNRQGRIDRAMVTNEWAELFPYSKLIHLDREWSDHGPIKVVLDARSQSNRTKRRIFRFEQIWVGEDGCEEAIQLAWDKGDFNLIEALGNCEAELTRWKGVSIGKVMRDLLKKRRRLQVLNEGARTDQLVQERRKLVTEIAQLLKQEEVFWK